A genome region from Eurosta solidaginis isolate ZX-2024a chromosome 2, ASM4086904v1, whole genome shotgun sequence includes the following:
- the LOC137242478 gene encoding uncharacterized protein isoform X1 encodes MLSNYHNKSSIDFEESFENDKENRSLFNESTEKSLHVNDTMEEVEYMMKKGMQYMQAAEPTTKLGNLSSTVNETQMVVKPLQEREKTFTYSPKKAKSNCGSPAKTFINGKPTAVVTGTKGMQFNLLIRW; translated from the coding sequence ATGCTCAGTAATTACCATAACAAAAGTTCTATTGACTTTGAAGAATCAtttgaaaatgataaagaaaatcgtAGTTTGTTCAATGAGAGTACCGAAAAATCATTGCACGTCAATGATACCATGGAAGAAGTTGAGTACATGATGAAAAAAGGTATGCAGTATATGCAAGCCGCTGAACCTACAACAAAACTGGGTAATCTATCGTCAACCGTAAATGAAACCCAAATGGTGGTGAAACCATTACAGGAACGTGAAAAAACATTTACGTATTCGccgaaaaaagcaaaaagcaactGTGGCTCGCCAGCTAAAACGTTTATCAATGGAAAACCTACAGCTGTTGTAACAGGCACTAAAGGTATGCAG
- the LOC137242478 gene encoding uncharacterized protein isoform X2 produces MLSNYHNKSSIDFEESFENDKENRSLFNESTEKSLHVNDTMEEVEYMMKKGMQYMQAAEPTTKLGNLSSTVNETQMVVKPLQEREKTFTYSPKKAKSNCGSPAKTFINGKPTAVVTGTKVQFTY; encoded by the coding sequence ATGCTCAGTAATTACCATAACAAAAGTTCTATTGACTTTGAAGAATCAtttgaaaatgataaagaaaatcgtAGTTTGTTCAATGAGAGTACCGAAAAATCATTGCACGTCAATGATACCATGGAAGAAGTTGAGTACATGATGAAAAAAGGTATGCAGTATATGCAAGCCGCTGAACCTACAACAAAACTGGGTAATCTATCGTCAACCGTAAATGAAACCCAAATGGTGGTGAAACCATTACAGGAACGTGAAAAAACATTTACGTATTCGccgaaaaaagcaaaaagcaactGTGGCTCGCCAGCTAAAACGTTTATCAATGGAAAACCTACAGCTGTTGTAACAGGCACTAAAG